The following coding sequences are from one Bos mutus isolate GX-2022 chromosome 22, NWIPB_WYAK_1.1, whole genome shotgun sequence window:
- the IQCF6 gene encoding IQ domain-containing protein F6 isoform X2 has protein sequence MDTQNLEKAAIKIQSWWRGNMVRRTLLHAALRAWVIQCWWRSMQAKMLEQRRRLALRLYTCQEWAVVKVQAQVRMWQARRRFLQARQAACIIQSHWRWHASQTRGLIRGRYEVRASRLELDIEILMT, from the exons ATGGACACACAAAAT TTAGAGAAGGCAGCCATAAAGATTCAGTCATGGTGGCGTGGCAACATGGTACGCCGGACGTTACTGCATGCAGCACTCAGGGCCTGGGTCATCCAGTGCTGGTGGAGGTCGATGCAGGCCAAGATGCTGGAGCAAAGACGGCGCCTGGCACTAAGACTCTACACCTGCCAGGAATGGGCAGTGGTGAAGGTGCAGGCACAGGTTCGCATGTGGCAGGCCCGCAGACGGTTTCTCCAGGCACGCCAAGCAGCCTGCATCATCCAGTCTCACTGGCGCTGGCATGCCAGCCAAACCCGAGGCCTGATCCGGGGCCGCTATGAGGTCAGGGCCAGCCGGCTAGAGCTCGACATCGAAATCCTCATGACCTAG
- the IQCF6 gene encoding IQ domain-containing protein F6 isoform X1, whose product MGPRNKNQLEKAAIKIQSWWRGNMVRRTLLHAALRAWVIQCWWRSMQAKMLEQRRRLALRLYTCQEWAVVKVQAQVRMWQARRRFLQARQAACIIQSHWRWHASQTRGLIRGRYEVRASRLELDIEILMT is encoded by the exons ATGGGGCCCAGAAATAAG AATCAGTTAGAGAAGGCAGCCATAAAGATTCAGTCATGGTGGCGTGGCAACATGGTACGCCGGACGTTACTGCATGCAGCACTCAGGGCCTGGGTCATCCAGTGCTGGTGGAGGTCGATGCAGGCCAAGATGCTGGAGCAAAGACGGCGCCTGGCACTAAGACTCTACACCTGCCAGGAATGGGCAGTGGTGAAGGTGCAGGCACAGGTTCGCATGTGGCAGGCCCGCAGACGGTTTCTCCAGGCACGCCAAGCAGCCTGCATCATCCAGTCTCACTGGCGCTGGCATGCCAGCCAAACCCGAGGCCTGATCCGGGGCCGCTATGAGGTCAGGGCCAGCCGGCTAGAGCTCGACATCGAAATCCTCATGACCTAG